In Setaria viridis chromosome 5, Setaria_viridis_v4.0, whole genome shotgun sequence, the genomic stretch AAGGTTGCATAGCTGTCCTTGGCGAAGGATAGTAATTCTGGAAACAATTGACCTGGAGTTATTCCATTCCACATGTCCTTCCAGAACAAAACTGTTGAGCCATTCGCTATTGTGACTGAAGCAATACCTTTGAAGGTGTCCTGCAATTTAATTATATCCTTCCACCAAAAGGAGCCTCTAGCTTGTTCCCCTGGTAGCTTTCCATTTGAATAATACTTACTCCATAATAGCGTCACCCATGGTGCATCATCTTTGGAGTAGAATTTGTGGAGGAACTTTAGAAGTAGAGCTTCATTGTGTGCAGCTATGTTTATTACACCTAACCCTCCATTCTCCTTGGAGAGACAAACCATATGCCAAGCTGCCTTTGATGGTTTCTTAGAATTTTGCAATTATTTTACACGCCAATAACCtatttgaaattttttctagGACAGTAGTAGCCTCTAGTGCTTTCAATTGAAGAAGCAATTATTTTACACGCCAATAACCTATTTGAAATTAATTTCTTTTCCTCGTTGCAGCAACAATAGTAATAGACAATAGTTTAAACTGACAAAACCAACGTATAGAAAAAGAAGACAATATAATAGTAATAGATCCTGAATTGGCACAATTGCATCTCACACAAGACAAAGACTACTTTGGGGATCAGCACGTTATTTATACTTCTATACGAAAGGCATGTAATGCTATGATAGGTGTCTCTCAAGTGCATCCAGCTTTTGATATGGCTGTGCCCTTTGTCGAACTCAGCATGAAGAAACCTTGGACCACCTATTCATACACCGCCCCTTTGCAAAAAAGTTGCTAGACATTATTGGTCACTTAATTAATACTGTTCAAAGCAATCTGGATCCAATATCAACACCATAGAAGCTTTTAGAACAGCACGAAACTTGCCTTTCTTCATGGAAGTGATATTACTCATGAGCTGGAGTATCTGAGCAACAAGAAATGACTTAACTTTTTAGCAACAACACCCAATGGTGGATTCGGTAAGACGAAAATTGATACAAGAATTTTCCCTTGTTATCCATAGGGCAAAAAACAAATATTTCCTAGGGAGGGTTTCTCttaattttagtttttttttgtttcttctggtTTTTCATTCTTGTTATGTCATTGATTTGTCTTTTTCCTTCATAAATACTCTTTTTAATCTATAATATATTATAACAACTATGCGCTCGCCACTCCTGTTTCTATAAAAAAAACGTATAGAAAAAGTGTTAGTTTCTTCTACAACAACGACACAAGAGAATAACTTATGGAGCTTGATTACAACCAATAATAAGGGTCATTATCTATTAGAATgtccctctctctttctctttcgaTATAACATTCAAGACGCTAAACCGTCATCAAAACGGGCTCAATTTGGAAATATTGGTTTCAGGGTTCAATCGTTGCTTATTTGCGTGAGAATGCATTTTAGTGCATAACATGCTTTGCATGTTGGAAAGTGGAAAGCGGTTAATGGTTAATATGGTTGACTAGATGTTTTAATTAAAAAGGACAAAATGTTAACTTTTTAACCCATGACTCGTATGAGCAATCAGAGGGTATAAATGTGCAAAGCTCATTGAGTGCATTCTTTTTTACCACCCACTTGCAACTTTTGAATGGATGAGATATATGATttaaacaaaaaaggaaaaaaaaactaatctaCTGACTCCCTCCACCACTTCCATGCCGCCTCTCGCTGTCTTGTTTAGTGTCATAGGTTTGCAATTATTATATTGGAGATCATTATTGTATGGCCAGATATATGGTTTGTTGCCATTTGCCAACCTAACAGGCCCTAAAAACAATTGGATTGTTTTTTATACTAGTAATTATAATTTTCCTGGAAGTAACCAAAATGCCTCTTACCTCCTCTCACCTAGATAAACAAAAGCTTACAAGTGTTGTTTTTATACTGTAAGCTCCTACTAAAATCACAAGAGATTTGAAGTATTGTCATTTGAGAGTAAACCATATATTGTCTAATTGTCATTTTAATTATCGAGGATTAATGTTTCCGAATTTTCCTTGTGCGAACAAGGAGATGTTGGCATCATATATATGCtggagcgagagagagagaagaatcGTTGCGGTGGCGTACATATAGCTCTGTAAAACCCAAGAAACACACCCTGCTGGTCACCGCATGTGCATATATAGTTTCAACGTGGAAACCGGATGGAATCTAACCGATCTACGATTGCAGGGTAGATGTGTGCAGACAAAGGGCAAGCACGTCACATGACGCGCGTACGCAAAGTGATGCATACTGGCACGAGGTGCAAAGACGACTCTTAATAATGCTCTTGCCGACTAGCCATCGAAGGCCGTGTACGATATAGCACGATATATACAATGCAAGCTCCATGCACCCTTTACTACCGTGAACAGTACCGCCACCGTGCCATGCATGCATTCTCTTCCCGTTTATGCAAGCGGGCCAGTTTTTCCACTTTTGCTTGGGCAGCGCTTTTAAGGCCAGTAACGTGTAGAACTGTAGATCGACTGCCCTAGCCTGCTgagcatgcattttttttttacagatcGATTTGCTCGATTCCTTTCGGATTGACCTAGCGTGATTGCTCGACAACAAGATTTAGGATATTATACTGTGATCAAATAATACGCTCTTCTCTCCCTTCATAACATTTGTGCATTTGAAAAAGATGTGCTACAATGATTGGTTCACATACGTACGGTTGCCAAAGCCATGCATGCACCTGTGCTAGCATATGCTCGTTGCAAGGGTAAAAGGCCATCGCTGTTTCACACGAAGCAGCCGTTAAAATGCTGCAGTTAACAATAACCGGTGCATGTGTCTTGCCAGCAGAAGAGGCCAGAGGACGATCCAGTGGGGCAAAATCGGTGAAGGACTAGCACTGCTGTGCAATATATTGCTGCACGGTTGGCATAAGTGACCAGGAAGAGGTCGgtgtccttttttttgtttgagtgaaaattatttcttcttctgagcatgTTTATACTCCCtaggttgttttaatttttctaggtacataatgtatctagacataacgtatatctagatgtatataaaaaactatgtatttataaaagctaaaatgattTACAATTTGGGACGCAAGAAGTAGTTAGTCAATCTTTGAGCAAAAAATTAATTTAACCTTAGGCATATACACTTGCTCTATTTTCCGGATCCATTTCAAAGGCAAAGGAGGGGAGCAGGCGAGCAGCAGGAAGCAAAGCTGAGCTTACATATCATTTTAGTCAATTGTTATTCTAAGTATGTCTAGATCAGTTTGTAGTTCGAGGAATTTATATGCGTATCTTGTCATTGGCAGGTGAAAGAGATCCGCCAGATGCTGAACTTGCAGAGAGCTTAATTGAGAGAGAATTATttactccctctattccaaattgcaagtcattttagttttttttttcatagatattattatgcatctagtgtatgtctaggtgcatattaatatctataaacctacaaaagtcaaaactacctacaatttggaacggagggagcatcTTTTGCCCAGATAAACAATCTTGGATATTCCAGGGCTAACATTTCTTCAAGAATTAGATCCTGCCATAGGCTCACAGACAATCCATTACCTGACAGACATTTTGCAATTCCTCTGTAGCTAACATTCAGTCTAAGGACTCCTAAAAGGAAGGAGTAATAAAGAAACAATATACTCCTACGACGTGTTCATGTAAATGTTCAAGTTTTTGCATAAACATATTGGGAAAACATTTCTGTTATAAATGTTTTTTCTTAATTACACACTAAACAtatactaagggggtgtttgtttctttagtcactcctaaaattcctatcacatcgaatgtttagatactaattaggagtattaaacatagactaattacaaaaccaattgcacagatggagactaatttgtgagacgaatctattaagcttaattagtccataatttgacaatgtgatgctacaataaatatgtgctaatgatggattaattaggcttaatagatccgtctcgtgaattagcctccatctatataattagttttataattagctcatatttaatttttttaattagcctctgaacattcgatgtgacataaattttaatccggactaaagatccaaacactccTAGTATATATTATAGTAGAAGTACGTTCCGAGTACCAATTGGTACTGTTGAATCGTCTTGGATTCGGTGAGGCGGGGCAGGAAAAATGACGGCCTCTCTTTTTTGCAATTAAGCGCTCGGGTGCCACTCGTCCCAAATAGGGCGTTTTCCTTTTATGCTTGAGCAGCTCTTTAATGCTAGTAACATGGCACTGCATTCTCTTCGCAAAAGAAAAACGTGTCAACTACTGAACTTGggtgtaacaccctaatttttcATCATTTGCAAGTTAATAAAAATTAATTAGAATTTCTCTAGAATTTGTTTGAGTTCGTTTAAGGCCTTAAGGTTTCTTTGTGAATTTATTAGGCATTAAAATCTTTTTCTATAATTAACTTAATGAACAATAGGTTTaagtgtgttgcattcatgctgattACATTTCTTATTCCCTGAGTGTGAAAAGGTTTAAAAATGCGTTCAACCGATGATTAGGTTCCTCTAAAAATTTTCCAAATTattctgaaatttattctcatttttctagagcttaatccaattttGGAATGGTTCTACAAGTCTTTCCAGGATcttcaagtattttatttgggttcctCGTTTCCCAAATCATCTCGAGAAATTTTcctaatttttttgaattttcaaaatattttttgtgATTTAATTACGATTTCAAgattttctggaattgttttcaaATCCAAATTAATTcccaaaattagaaaaaggaggaaaataaaTCCGGACTCCAACCCGACCTACAAATACTTTCTAGTGATCTCCTTAACGTCCTTGTTTCAACGCCGGTAAGCCTGGCGAGCCGAGTGGATCGAACCGAGGTCGAAGAAGATAAGATCGACTTTGTACTTTAGCCCTTGAATAAAAAGAAATCCTGATCTAAAAGTTTGTGTCTTGTAGGATTTGCGAAAAAGTCCTCAGGAAGTTTATTCTTGTGATCCAGTCCGTCTTTAAGCTTTTGCGTGTTAGCCCTTGAGTTTCTGCACAAAATAAGGTTTAGGTCCTCGATTTCTCGCAGTTAAGTTCCTGAAAGTTTCTAAGCCTCGCCAGCAAGTCCCTAGAGGTTCATTAAGCCATAGCTTTTGCGTTTTAACTCCATTTTGAGTGATTCTTTTGCTCACGCATTTGTCTTAACGTGTAGATTAGTTTTGTACCGCTTTTTAGTACTGTTTATGATGATTGTTGtactatttttaatttaatttatttgtttgcttgtatgtgcgtgCTCTGGATGTttgctttggatgattgtcACGAGTAGAACGAACACACTTCGATGTCATGAGTAGAATGAACACACTTCGAGGACATTCAAGAGTAAGGAGATGGAGACATTCTGAGCAACAGTGGTACCGTGGATAAAGGCAAGTTGTGCCCTTGAACATTTTGTCCTATACAAcatttatatatgaaatataTGCTATGCACGCTTGAGTCTTAATTTGATAGTCCTAATTAAGGATTTACCTAGTTTTCATATTATCCTTTGTCAACATGGGTTTTACTTTattgttgggtagctatgctagTTGCTATACCTAGTTTATGGTGGGAAGTAATGAACAATAACGAACCTGATTTATTTCTGTTACATACATTTGTTAATTACAACCACTCACATGCCTTAATTGGAACAAGGAGCGACCACCTAAGAAAACAGTATAACTATAAGGCCAACGGGCTTTGGTCTTAGCTTactaattagaaactctagtttgtaGTGTTCTtaccaaaagggcaagagggggggGTCTTGTGATGGGTATAGCTCGGCTCCTTTGAGTGGTATTCTCTTCGTAGATACTTATCTTAAGGGAGGGTTATGCACACGCAACTGTCGAAACCTTAGCGGACTACTACCTACTAGGGAATCTTTAtaaaggtctcgtagcgtctctatgcagtcacacctcagtagtgtgataagtgcctactttttCACAGCATGGTTGGTCTAAAGTTCTCTTGAACTTTTATGCGACttatggtgaaagtgtacaacctctacagagtgtaaaactagtatatcagtcgtgctcacggtcaagagcgtcCTAAACCCtcgcatgataattgaactcaaaaaataattaacatgtgttttatttatattttactTATGTTCGTGATATATCCTTGCTCTTATGGTTaattgggtggtataaacttacattctAGTAATTAGTTTTCTAATAAAACTTAACCAATtttaataaaacttgaccaactttaaAAGTGCTTAAATGCAGTAAACCAGTTAGCTATTTCTTGACTTGGCCTTATACTACACATTCCCTATACTTGCTGAATACCAACCATAAGTGCACTCACAATTGCTATATCTGTTGTTCAGTACAAGACAAATCTATTGAAGACTTTGAAGAGTTGCTAGGTGTACGTTTCCTCCGGTTAACTACctgtggagttgttggagatccGATGCTTATATTAGAGATTTTTATCTCAtttctaattaattaatttatgtaACTCTCTCTTTACGTtataacactatttttgatatTTACCGAAGTTATcgtatgtgtgaaacttgatcctagcaTATATATGACGATCATCTGGTTTTTcctttaaaatcgggtgtgataTTAGGCTACTTGAATTTCAACGCGAACCTTTTATCCACCCAAAACTCCCGGCAACGCGCCCTCTACTCGCCTTTTAAATTAACAGGCTTCCACTACTCTCACTGTCTGACATACACACAGAGAACGCAATGGGAAAGCTCCTCAAAGCGTCGTACCACCTCGTTATGAGCAACTTCCTCGCCATCGCCGCGGTGGCGTTTGCCACCGCCGTAGTCCAGAGAGGATGGCCGTTCAGCATCGACGGTCTCGCCGGCTGGCTACACGCCCAGCGGCCCGTCCACCTCATCACGGCGGCGATCCTGATGGCTGCCGTGGCAAAGCTCCGGCGCGCCCGCCGGCAACGGGACGTGTACATCGTGGAGTACGGCTGCTTCCGGCCGAGGCCGTGCTTCCGGGCGCCGTTCGCGACGTGCCTGGAGCACGCGCGCCTCCTGCCGTACCTTGTGGCCGACAAGGAGAGCCTGAACTTCGCGATCCGGCTGCTCGAGCGCTCGGGGCTCGGCGAGGAGACGTGCGTGCCCTACTCGTACCACTACATGCCCCCGGACCGCAGCCTCGACGCCGCCCGGGAGGAGACCGAGCTGGTCATCTTCTCGGCCATCGACGACGTGCTCGCCAAGACCGCCGTGAAGCCCGAGGAGATCGACGTGCTCATCGTCAACTGCAGCATCTTCACGCCGACGCCGGTATTCGCCGACATGGTCGTCAACAGGTACAAGCTCCGCCCCGGCGTGCAGACCCTGAACCTGTCCGGGATGGGCTGCGGCGCGGGGCTCATCTCCGTCGGCCTCGCCAAGAACCTCCtgcaggtggcggcgccgggcaCGCACGTCCTGACCGTGTCCACGGAGATCCTCTCGTCGCAGTACTACGTCGGCAGCGAACGCGCGATGCTGCTGCCCAACTGCCTCTTCCgcatgggcgccgccgccacgatcCTGTCCAACTCCCCGGAGCGCGCGCGGTTCAAGCTCGGCCGCATCGTCCGCACCATGACCGCCGCGCGGGACGCCGACTACCGCTGCATCTTccaggaggaggacgacaaAGGCATGCGGGGCGTGCGCCTCTCCAAGGacctcaccaccaccgccggcggcgcgctcaAGAGGAACATCGTGGCGTTCGGGCCCCTCGTCCTGCCGATCTCGGAGCAGCTCCTGGTGGCGCTGTCCCTCCTGAAGCGGAAGCTCCTGAGCCGGCTCGGCAGCAAGGTGAGGCTGTACCGCCCGGACTTCCGGACGGCGTTCGAGCACTTCTGCATCCACGCCGGCGGTCGCGCGGTGATCGACGAGGTGCAGCGCGGCCTCGGCCTGTCCGACGAGGACGTGGAGGCGTCGCGGATGACGCTGCACCGGTTCGGGAACACGTCGAGCAGCCTGGTGATGTACGAGCTGGCGTACACCGAGGCCAAGGGCCGGATGAGGAAGGGCGACCGGGTGTGGATGATCTCCTTCGGCGCCGGCTTCGAGTGCAGCTGCGTGGCGTTGGAGTGCgtcaggacggcggcggccgccgacggGCCGTGGGTGGACTGCATCCACCGCTACCCGGTGCAGCTCCCCGACGTCGCCAAGGACATCTGATCAAACTACTGTGTGCAACGTGCACACGCTGCGCAGAATTATCTTCAACGAGAGATTTCTGCGAAGGTTTCCGTGGACTTCGTTAGTTGGTGCCTCCAAGTACGTGGCAATATTGTGTGCCGTGCTAGATGTGATGTCTGAAATAATTAAGTTGGCTAAAACGCAAGCACTTGTGTATTCATGGGCAATGTAGGTAGCCAGTCGTGGATTGTTACGAGTGTACTCATTCTGTGTGTTGTTATCATCACTGTCAAGTTGATGTAATGCACGCTGCGTTGCGACAGCAGTTATGCACTTTTTATGTGTAAACCGTGAAGTGTTGTAGCACCTGGTCGTCGTGGCACTTGGCACAACGCTGCAGGGGGGGACTCATCGGCCGTTGCACAGTCGCGTGCCCATATAGGGTCGTAGACCACAGTGagctaaaggggtgtttggatacaaggtactaaactttatgagagtcacatcggatgttcggatgctaattaggaggactaaacatgagctaattataaaactaactgcagaacccctatactaattcgcgagacgaatctattaaacctaattaatccatcattagcaaatggttactgtagcaccacattgtcaaatcatggactaattaggcttaatagattcgtctcgtgaattagactccatctgtgcaattagttttgtattagattatatttaatacttctaattagtatctaaacatccgatgtaacatgtcctaaagtttagaacgccggatccaaacatgccctaaggCTAACCCCGTGGATCTGGATCCGCCGGCGCCAAATGCTCCGCTGCAAAATGCAAGCAGAGTGATTGAGACTGTTGGAGTCGTCATCATGGCATGCAGCGTCCGGCGCTCCCGCATGCGATGATACGATCGATTCAGTAATGAGCTGGGCATCTCCGAATGCTCTCTAAATGGTCTCAATAAGGCTTTCCCGGTCATTCCATCCCATGGGCATCTCCCCATGGTTACGGACCAAAGACTTAAGCTTAAAAAATCAAATGCATAGATGATTTGACCATATTGATCGGGTGTGTTGTTGATCTCAGTACAATCAACCAAGTTTTTTTCCCCAAACACTGTATATACAGATGGATCAGTTGAATGCTCAAACACACGACGTACCCACAATGAACTCGAAACTGCTAAGTATGAACTCATTTAGCTTAGCTAAATCTGAAATACTTAAGATATTTCCTCCCCCACAGTTAGTTTCTTGAATAAATCCCTGCTGGTTAATcgcaaaaaagaaacaaaaaaaaactgctcCTAGCTAGAAATATTAGTAAAACTAACGTATATCCCTGAAGAAGGATCGACGATTACTGCAGGATGCCAGCGAGTACAAAGCAACAAATTAAATGCCTTTGTCGATCAGCCATCGTGAAACGTCAAGAGCTAGGTGTAGTGCGTACGGTGTACCACACGCGTAGCACTAGCGCGCGCGTCAGCAGCCCCATAATAAACGTAGCCGGTACTGTGACAGCTTATTGGCGACAGCGCATGATACTTCGATTTTAATCGCCGAAAACCGACAGGGCAAGTGGGCTACACTGTTTTCCTTTCGTGCAGTGGCCACGCTGCACGTCAGTGCCACTTCCATGTAACACTACTGGCGCGGTGGCGCCCATTGCAAGAGATTCGATTCGATGCTTCGTTTGAGCTTGCCGACCTGCATTTACACTAGATCTTGCCATATTGCATCTCAAAAAAGTTATCAGCTTGTTCTGGGTCATTTTGTGATTGTGTTACCCAAAGGTCGGCAAGCTCAATTTATAGTATAAAAAATTTGTCAGACA encodes the following:
- the LOC117855581 gene encoding 3-ketoacyl-CoA synthase 6, with amino-acid sequence MGKLLKASYHLVMSNFLAIAAVAFATAVVQRGWPFSIDGLAGWLHAQRPVHLITAAILMAAVAKLRRARRQRDVYIVEYGCFRPRPCFRAPFATCLEHARLLPYLVADKESLNFAIRLLERSGLGEETCVPYSYHYMPPDRSLDAAREETELVIFSAIDDVLAKTAVKPEEIDVLIVNCSIFTPTPVFADMVVNRYKLRPGVQTLNLSGMGCGAGLISVGLAKNLLQVAAPGTHVLTVSTEILSSQYYVGSERAMLLPNCLFRMGAAATILSNSPERARFKLGRIVRTMTAARDADYRCIFQEEDDKGMRGVRLSKDLTTTAGGALKRNIVAFGPLVLPISEQLLVALSLLKRKLLSRLGSKVRLYRPDFRTAFEHFCIHAGGRAVIDEVQRGLGLSDEDVEASRMTLHRFGNTSSSLVMYELAYTEAKGRMRKGDRVWMISFGAGFECSCVALECVRTAAAADGPWVDCIHRYPVQLPDVAKDI